The region CCTGATAGCGATTAAAATAAAGAGGATCACTGGGACTCATAACTACATCGTGTCCAGATTTTGCAGCAGCAATTCCTCCTTTTTCTCCCTGCCAGCTCATCACCGTTGCATTTGGCGCCAAGCCACCTTCCAGGATCTCATCCCACCCCAGGAGTTTACGGTTATTTTCCTGGAGAAAATTTTCCATGCGTTTGATAAAATAGCTTTGCAGGCCTTTCTCATTTTTTAAGTTTTCTTGTTTAATTCTTTGTTGGCAGGATTCACATTTTTCCCAATAAGACTTATCTACTTCATCGCCTCCGATGTGAATATATTCTGAAGAAAAAATATCCATTACTTCTACCAATACATCCTGTAGAAACAGAAAAGGAGCTTCTTCCCCGGCACAGTAATTAAATGCCATATTTTCGGTGTCAGTGACATCGTTCCAAAGATTTGATCCGGGGGGATCCTGTTTTGGTTGTGCACAAGAGAATTCCGGATAAGCGGCAAGCGCTGCGGCCGAGTGACCGGGCATTTCAATTTCGGGAATTACAGTGATGTTTCTTTTTGCTGCATATGCAACTACTTCGCGGGCTTGTTCCTGGGTGTAATACCCTCCATAGCGATAAGGCTCTCCGCTTAAGGGTTCGGCATAGGTAGAATCTACCTTGTAAAAAACACTGCCCGGTATTTCCTCACGCCAGGCGCCAATACTGGTTAATTTTGGGTATTTTTTAATTTCCAATCGCCAGCCCTCGTTATCGGTAAGGTGCCAATGAAAAGTATTTAGTTTATAAAAAGCCATTAGGTCTAATACCTCTTTAATGGTTTCTACAGAATAAAAATGCCTACTTACATCCAGCATCATACCGCGCCAAGCAAATGCAGGTTCATCGGTTATCTCCATAGCCGGAAGTGTTATTTTTTCGTTGGTACGAATGCCTGGAAAATATTGCAGAACGCTCTGCACTCCATAAAACACTCCGGCCACAGTAGGTGCAGAAATAACAATACGGTCGGTGGATATTTTTAATTTATAACCTTCTTCTTTTAGATCTAAATTTCTATCTATTTCCAGTTTTATCGTCTTGCCTGAAGTTCGGTTTACAGGAAGCTGAATTCCGCTTAAGCGTTTTACCTGCTTTTGAAAATAGATAGTCATTTCTTCCAGACTATCATTTTTTGATGAAAACTGAAGTGAAGTGTTTTTATCTATCTCAAAAACTCCTGAACTTTTTTTCATTTTCAAAGGTGCGGGAATAAGCTGGGCTTGAACCGTGATTGTTATCCCGAAAAGTAACAAGAGAAGCATTAGGCTATTTGAGAAAATTTTCTTTTTAATGAGAAACTTCTTATTACCATGCATTAAATTCGGGGGTAAGTTTCGCAGTATCGCTTGAAGAAACTCCGAAGATTTAGCTCCAGAGTTTCTGTTGAAATTGAATATTTGCATACTTAAAACTTAAACTTTTTTATCTTCGTAAACCTTTATAAATTGCTTATCTAGTTTTTCGGAATCTTTATATTTCTTTCGGGTTTCTTCTAATTTTTTTATCATCATCTCCCTTACTTCGGCATAATCTGGATCGTAAAAAACATTGTGTAATTCTTGCGGATCGTTTTTACGGTCATAAAGTTCCCATTCATCTATATCATAGTAAAAGTGAATGATCTTATAATCTTTAGTAGCAATACCATAATGTCTTTTTACAGCATGCTCGGCAGGATATTCATAATAATGGTAATAAACAGCATCTCTATCCCAGGCCTCTTTTTCTCCCGTTAATAATGGTAATAAACTTTTACCCTGCATTTCATCTGGAGCATTTACACCGGCAGCATCTAAAAAGGTTTGTGCAAAATCCAGGTTTTGTACCATTTCCTCTTCGGTGATACCTGCTTTTATCTTGTTGGGCCATTTTATAAGCAAAGGAGTTCGAAAAGATTCTTCATACATAAATCGTTTATCGAACCAACCGTGCTCTCCTAAATAGAAGCCTTGATCTGAAGTATAAACCACTATTGTATTATCAGATAAGTCATTATCATCTAAATAATCCAGAACCCGACCTACGTTTTCATCTACTGAAGCAATAGTTCCCAGGTAATCTTGCATGTAACGCTGATACTTCCATTTCATAAGGTCCTCATCATCCATTTCTGGATATTTTTCGGCAAACTCTTTATTAATTGGGGTGTAAACTCTATCCCAGGCAGCTTTTTGTTCCGGGTTCATTCTTTTTGTAGGATCGCCTAAGTAACGCTCCTTAATCCCCAATTTTTTAACCACGCTATCCTCTAATTTAGTATCGTTGGTAAGGATCATATGGTCCAGAATGTTCATCTCTGCAGATTGTGCTGCTGTACTTTTACGATTTTTTGGCTGTTCAAAATTATTTTTCTGCGAAGAAAATTCGGGAGAACTTGGTTTTAAACCGTCCGGTTGAATACGGGTATAGTCATCGAAAAGGGTTTCCGGTAAAGGGAATTCTTTTTTTGTGAATTCTTTATAATGCCTTTCAGCCGGTAACCAGGCGCGGTGTGGAGCTTTGTGTAAATACATCAATAAGAATGGTTTTTCCTTATCACGTTCTTTTTCCAACCAGTTTATGGTGAGATCTGTAATTATATCGGTAACATATCCATCTATTACGGTGTCACCGTCCTTGGTTATAAATCGAGGGTTGTAATAACTTCCCTGTCCGGGTAGGATTTTAAATTCATCAAAGCCTTTTGGGTTGTTTCCAAAGTGTAATTTTCCAAACATAGCGGTTTGGTATCCGGCATCTTGTAAGATTTGCGGAAAAGTTACATTGGTAGTATCAAATTGACTTAGGTTGTCAATTTTTCCATTTAAATGACTGTGCTTGCCAGTTAAAATGACCGCACGGGAAGGTGCACAAATAGAATTGGTCACCGAGGCATTGTCGAAAAGAACACCTTCCTGCGCCAGCCTATCGATATTCGGGGTGTTAATTAGCTTATCACTATACGCACTTATTGCTTGATATGCGTGATCGTCAGACATCATAAAGACAATATTAGGACGTTTTTTTTCTTCTGTATTTTTTGTCTCTTCTTCGTTTTTACAAGAAAACAAAGCTGTTGCTAAAGCTAGCGAACAAAGGAAAACTCTGTAATTGGGCATGGGATTTAATTTAGATTCTCGTTATTGTTTATTGGTAATATTTAGTGATTTAGAATTCCTGACTTTCTTCAACTCCTCTTTCATCTTCTTCATTTTTTCCGGCATTTTTGAAACTAGATTTTCTGTTTCTCCAGGGTCTTTTCTTAGGTTGTATAATTGTGGGTTTCCTTTAAATCCGGTTTCTATGTTAACACCCCAGGGCACCTTGGTGGGGCCGGAATGAGGTTCTATATACTTATAATCCCCCTCAACATATGATAGTACATTTCTAATGGCTTGCTGTACCAGAGACTTCCTAGCTTTTGCTTGCTCTCCTATAAGGGCTTTCCATTGGTTTTGACTATCTATAGCCTTATTTTTCGCTATATTTTGACTCGTTAAAGCCGCAAAAGATCTTAAAAAATCTACCTGGCTTATTAAGGCCGAAGATTTGCTACCCGGACTTATTTTTCCTTTCCACTTAACGATAAGAGGAATACGGGTACCCGCTTGATAAGCACTATATTTCCCTCCTCTAAATTGGCCAAATGGATTGTGGTTTCCTAAATTTTCTTTGGCACCATCCAGATATCCATCATCTAAAACAGGACCGTTATCACTAGTAAAAATGATTAATGTATTTTCCTCCAAATTTAATTTTTCAAGTGCTTTTTCAATAGCACCTACCGTATGATCTAACTGAACAATAACATCACCTCTGGGTCCTTTTCCAGTAACCCCTGCAAAACGTTCGTGTGGAACACGCGGTACGTGAATATCATGGGTAGATAGGAAAAGAAAAAAAGGATTGTTTTTATTCTCCTTCAGGAATTCTATAGATTTCTGTATAAGTATATCGGCAATATCTTCATCCTGCCATAGTGCTTTTTCTCCTCCGCTCATATAACCAATCCGGCTTATTCCGTTGGTGATGCTTTGGTTATGCCCGTGGGAATACATCATTTTTAATTGTTCGGGGTTTTTGTCTCCGGTAGGGTTGCCATCTAAGTTTTTTCGATAGCTTACAATTATTGGGTCTTTAGGATCGAGGTTTACTACACGGTGGTTTTCTACAAAAACCGTAGGTACCCTATCGCCCGTAGCGGGTAGGAGGTAGGCATAGTCAAAACCTATTTCCAAAGGACCCGGTTTAATATCTTTATTCCAATTAATCGGAGCCTCTTTTCCCAA is a window of Salegentibacter salegens DNA encoding:
- a CDS encoding beta-N-acetylhexosaminidase — translated: MHGNKKFLIKKKIFSNSLMLLLLLFGITITVQAQLIPAPLKMKKSSGVFEIDKNTSLQFSSKNDSLEEMTIYFQKQVKRLSGIQLPVNRTSGKTIKLEIDRNLDLKEEGYKLKISTDRIVISAPTVAGVFYGVQSVLQYFPGIRTNEKITLPAMEITDEPAFAWRGMMLDVSRHFYSVETIKEVLDLMAFYKLNTFHWHLTDNEGWRLEIKKYPKLTSIGAWREEIPGSVFYKVDSTYAEPLSGEPYRYGGYYTQEQAREVVAYAAKRNITVIPEIEMPGHSAAALAAYPEFSCAQPKQDPPGSNLWNDVTDTENMAFNYCAGEEAPFLFLQDVLVEVMDIFSSEYIHIGGDEVDKSYWEKCESCQQRIKQENLKNEKGLQSYFIKRMENFLQENNRKLLGWDEILEGGLAPNATVMSWQGEKGGIAAAKSGHDVVMSPSDPLYFNRYQAGPEGEPQAGPYSINTLKRVYNYKPVPEALNANEAKYVLGSQFAIWTEFISSVEHLEYMLLPRMLAFSEAVWSNSKDKNFTEFTRRLNMGHYTRWKTNGVRFHPEFFEQSEY
- a CDS encoding sulfatase family protein, with the protein product MPNYRVFLCSLALATALFSCKNEEETKNTEEKKRPNIVFMMSDDHAYQAISAYSDKLINTPNIDRLAQEGVLFDNASVTNSICAPSRAVILTGKHSHLNGKIDNLSQFDTTNVTFPQILQDAGYQTAMFGKLHFGNNPKGFDEFKILPGQGSYYNPRFITKDGDTVIDGYVTDIITDLTINWLEKERDKEKPFLLMYLHKAPHRAWLPAERHYKEFTKKEFPLPETLFDDYTRIQPDGLKPSSPEFSSQKNNFEQPKNRKSTAAQSAEMNILDHMILTNDTKLEDSVVKKLGIKERYLGDPTKRMNPEQKAAWDRVYTPINKEFAEKYPEMDDEDLMKWKYQRYMQDYLGTIASVDENVGRVLDYLDDNDLSDNTIVVYTSDQGFYLGEHGWFDKRFMYEESFRTPLLIKWPNKIKAGITEEEMVQNLDFAQTFLDAAGVNAPDEMQGKSLLPLLTGEKEAWDRDAVYYHYYEYPAEHAVKRHYGIATKDYKIIHFYYDIDEWELYDRKNDPQELHNVFYDPDYAEVREMMIKKLEETRKKYKDSEKLDKQFIKVYEDKKV
- a CDS encoding sulfatase family protein gives rise to the protein MKIYLKPYIYLLIFNSLGLIPLQVKSQNITSPNIVLIYADDLGYGDISNYGGYIPTPHIDNLAKNGLKFTNAYAAAATCTPSRYAMLTGEYAWRKKGTGVAPGDATSLILPGSTTLPGVLQKAGYKTAVVGKWHLGLGKEAPINWNKDIKPGPLEIGFDYAYLLPATGDRVPTVFVENHRVVNLDPKDPIIVSYRKNLDGNPTGDKNPEQLKMMYSHGHNQSITNGISRIGYMSGGEKALWQDEDIADILIQKSIEFLKENKNNPFFLFLSTHDIHVPRVPHERFAGVTGKGPRGDVIVQLDHTVGAIEKALEKLNLEENTLIIFTSDNGPVLDDGYLDGAKENLGNHNPFGQFRGGKYSAYQAGTRIPLIVKWKGKISPGSKSSALISQVDFLRSFAALTSQNIAKNKAIDSQNQWKALIGEQAKARKSLVQQAIRNVLSYVEGDYKYIEPHSGPTKVPWGVNIETGFKGNPQLYNLRKDPGETENLVSKMPEKMKKMKEELKKVRNSKSLNITNKQ